The proteins below are encoded in one region of Opisthocomus hoazin isolate bOpiHoa1 chromosome 24, bOpiHoa1.hap1, whole genome shotgun sequence:
- the SRPRA gene encoding signal recognition particle receptor subunit alpha has product MILSSLPAVTSTVKQALQEALVQILQPQRRVDVLRDVMDAQRHRRPYVVTFCGVNGVGKSTNLAKISFWLIENGFSVLIAACDTFRAGAVEQLRTHTRRLNALHPPESHSGRTMVQLYEKGYGKDAAGIAMEAISYARNQGFDVVLVDTAGRMQDNAPLMTALAKLIAVNAPDLVLFVGEALVGNEAVDQLVKFNKALADHSMAQTPRLIDGIVLTKFDTIDDKVGAAISMTYITSKPIVFVGTGQTYCDLRSLNAKAVVAALMKA; this is encoded by the exons atgattctgtccTCCCTCCCAGCGGTGACCTCGACGGTGAAGCAGgcgctgcaggaggctctcgtgCAGATCCTGCAGCCTCAGCGCCGTGTGGACGTCCTCCGTGACGTCATGGACGCCCAGCGCCATCGCCGACCCTACGTGGTCACTTTCTGTGGCGTCAACGGCGTCGGGAAGTCCACCAACCTGGCCAAG ATCTCGTTCTGGCTCATCGAGAATGGTTTCAGCGTCCTCATCGCCGCCTGCGACACCTTCCGCGCGGGAGCGGTGGAGCAGCTCCGCACCCACACCCGTCGCCTCAACGCCCTGCACCCTCCGGAGAGCCACAGCGGGCGGACCATGGTGCAGCTCTACGAGAAGGGCTACGGCAAGGATGCCGCTGGGATTGCCATGGAGGCCATCTCTTACG CTCGGAACCAAGGCTTTGACGTGGTGCTGGTGGACACGGCGGGCCGCATGCAGGACAACGCTCCCTTGATGACGGCGCTGGCCAAACTCATCGCCGTCAACGCTCCCGACCTGGTCCTCTTCGTTGGGGAAGCGCTGGTGGGAAATGAGGCCGTGGATCAGTTG GTCAAGTTCAACAAGGCCCTGGCCGATCACTCCATGGCCCAGACGCCGCGCCTTATCGACGGGATTGTCCTCACCAAGTTCGACACCATCGATGACAAG GTCGGCGCCGCCATCTCCATGACCTACATCACGAGCAAGCCCATTGTTTTCGTTGGTACCGGACAAACTTACTGTGATCTGCGAAGCCTTAACGCCAAGGCTGTGGTCGCAGCGCTGATGAAGGCCTAA